Proteins from a single region of Juglans microcarpa x Juglans regia isolate MS1-56 chromosome 5S, Jm3101_v1.0, whole genome shotgun sequence:
- the LOC121267170 gene encoding uncharacterized protein LOC121267170 yields MKEALCEWCTYEDEDVGHAICYCPFVRQSWKHYFPDLLTDDVKLDIMQIVLKVLSQGKHEDLDQFFLIAWNLWNKRNQKIFVNKVLTTNQVIEHALSLAKDHKEARVHKQTRKLSSCYWQAPSQNALKLNVDEAIFATLNRSGVGFILRSSSSKVIMAASMKENGANDSMEIELLAILRGLQICIPMGIDELIIESDLLLIVNELIGAGEPRVIWFMR; encoded by the exons ATGAAG GAAGCTCTCTGTGAATGGTGTACATATGAGGATGAAGATGTGGGACATGCAATATGCTATTGCCCCTTTGTTCGACAGTCTTGGAAGCACTACTTTCCTGATTTACTGACAGATGATGTTAAGTTGGATATTATGCAAATAGTTTTAAAGGTGCTAAGTCAAGGTAAACATGAAGATCTTGATCAGTTTTTTCTTATTGCTTGGAATTTGTGGAATAAAAGAAATCAGAAGATTTTTGTGAATAAAGTCTTGACAACAAACCAAGTAATTGAGCATGCTTTGAGTTTGGCTAAGGATCACAAGGAAGCTAGAGTTCATAAACAAACCAGAAAACTTTCAAGTTGCTATTGGCAAGCTCCTTCTCAAAATGCATTGAAGTTAAATGTAGATGAGGCTATTTTTGCAACTCTAAATCGTTCAGGAGTGGGTTTTATCTTAAGGAGTAGTTCCTCTAAAGTGATCATGGCTGCAAGTATGAAGGAAAATGGAGCGAATGACTCAATGGAAATTGAGCTTCTTGCTATATTGAGAGGGCTACAAATCTGCATTCCCATGGGTATTGATGAACtgattattgaaagtgatttATTACTTATAGTCAATGAATTGATTGGGGCAGGTGAACCACGGGTAATCTGGTTTATGAGGTGA